CAAGGCCTTTCAGATAAAAGGGCAATGAGCGGGGGAAAACCCGAACTCCGAATCCCGAAAACCGAAACGGTTGTGCGAATTGGTCGCGGCGAACTAACCTCATGAACGGAGTGAATTTTCTATCGTTTTCGGGTTTCGGATTTCGCTTTTCGGCCTTCGGATTTTACCCCTCATGAGCGCCTTCCTCACCGTCCTCTACGCGGTGCTGCCCGTCGTCTGTGTCGCGCTGGCGGGCGCGCTCATGCGCCGTGCGAACTGGCTGAACAAGGATGCCGATGACAGCCTGATGCGGGTGGTCATCAACGTGTTTTACCCCTGCTTGGTGCTGGACAACGTGCTCGGTAACAAGGCGCTGGAAAACCTTGGGACCTTGATGCTCGCGCCCGCCGTTGGGTTCGGCACCGTCGCGGTGGGGATTGGCATCGCCTGGCTGGCGGTCCGATGGTGGGGCGGGGATTCGCCGGTGATGCAGCGCACCTTTGCCCTCGTCACTGGCATTTATAACTATGGCTACGTGCCGCTGCCGCTCGCGTTAACCCTGTTCGACCGGGAAACGGCGGGCGTCCTGTTCGTTCATAACGTCGGCGTGGAACTGGCCCTGTGGAGCATCGGCTACGCGGTGCTGACCGGCCACAAACTGGAGCATGGCTGGCGCAAATTTATCACGGTGCCGCTCGTGGCCGTCGGCCTGGCCCTGCCTTTGAACTTGCTGGGCGCGCAACACTTCCTGCCGGTCTTCATCTTGGAAACCGCCAAGCTGCTTGGTCAATGTGCCATCCCGCTGGGGCTGGTATTGGTCGGTGCCACCATGGCGGACTACGCCGCCGAATTCAAGCTATCCAAGATTGACCGGCTGTCATGGTTGGCCGTGTTGGTGCGTATGGCGGTGTTGCCTGTGCTGTTTCTCGTACTGGCCAAATACCTGCCCGCGCCCAAGGAACTTCGCCATGTCATCCTCTTGCAAGCCGCCATGCCCGCCGCCGTCTTCCCCATCATCATGAGCAAACACTACGGCGGCGACGCCCCCTTGGCGGTCCGCATCGTCGTGGCGACCTCGCTCGTCTCCGTGTTGACCATCCCGCTGGTCATCCGCTTGGGCATGCATTGGCTGGGCGGTTGAGTAGGGGTGGATGGCTGGTTGCATCGCAAACGATCAAACAGGTTTTGTTAGCCCCATCCTTGCCACCGGGAACGACCTAACGGAGGCCGTTAGGAGCTTCCGGGTGGCCGGGAACGAGCAAACAAGACTTTTTTGGTCCTCCCTTGTGTCAGGGAACCACCCAACGAGAGTCATTAGGTCTTTCCCGGTGACAAGGAACGACCAAACAAGAGTCGTTAAGTCCTTCCGGGTGACCGGGAACGTTCAAACAGGAGTCGTCAGGACGATTTAGGTGGTGGGACGACCTAACAAGAGTCATCAGCCTCTTCCCTGAGACAAGGAACGACCTAACGAAAGTCATCCGGTGTGTCCTGGCGACCGGGAACAACCTGACAAGAGTCCTCCGGTCCTTCCTTGTGTCAGGAACAACCAAACGAAAGTCATCCGGTGTGTCCCGACGACAAAGGACGGTTCAACAAGCGTCATCAGGTGTGCCTGGGTGACGAGGGATGATCAAACAGGAATCGTTAGGTGCATACCGCTGACGAGGGACGCTCTGATAAGAGTCATTGGATGTACCGCTGACACGCTGGCATGACTGGTGAAAAGGATTGAAAGTGTCCCGCTGCCGTGCCTAGCGGTTTTGTAAATGTGCGACCGTTCTTGGATTCAAGCCGCCAAGCTTCGGAGTGGCTTGGGAGCGACTTTTGCCCGGTCTTGAGGTGGATGGGGCGGCAGTGGATAACCAACTTTGAAGGATTCCGGCAATTGGCGGTACCAGCGCGGGTGGTTCTTTTGCAGCGCGGAGGCTAGCCAATGGCACATGAAAAATGCGGATTCAACCACGCCCAGTCCGGCTTTTGACCGGTTTGCGATAATGGGGCTGATGGGCAAAAACATGTTCGGCCCGTTCGGCCAATTCCTCCACCAGACTCTCTGGCAAAGAAAGACGGCAATAGTGGTTAACCTCATCTACAATGCCATCGGCCAAACACAGCGGACAATAACTCGTGGCCTTTTCAAACGGGCTGACGGGAGGATATTATTTTGAAAGTTATAGCTTCATCGTGTGGAACTATTTGTCGTTTTGCCTTCTTGCTGACTTTTTTGTAATTGCTCTGTTTCTTTCAATCCCCTAGCTCTATTGAATCCCTTTCCTGTTAGGCGATAATAATGACCCTTTTGATGTTCAATAAATCTACGAGCAATCAGACTGTCGAACTCTTCGATATAGGCAGCGTTTATGGCGGGATCATCATTTGAACCTAATGTTTGTTCTCCAGAGCGGACCCATTTTCCAAAACCATTGACCACAATTATAAACAAATCTCCTTTGTCAGCAGCATGAATGAGAATTTCTTTTTGCTTGGGCGTAATGTGACTCTTCGCAATTACTCCCAAAATCCACCAAATACCTTTTAGCAGTATGACAGCACCACCTAATATGGCGGCACACTTCGCCCAATAATCAACATTGACGACAAGGAAAAAATACAGCGTATTCATTTTACCGACATCTCCACAATTTTGATTTCCTCATGGGTTAGGCCGTAAAGTTCGTACACCAGCGCGTCAATCTGGCGATCCAGCCCAACGCATTTATTGCCGTAGAAATCTTTGTCCTTATCACTCATCGCGACGGCGAGTTGTTTTTGCGTCGTCAGCATTTGTTCAACCAAGCAGTTTAAACGGGTTTGGACGCTGCTCTCAATATTGGCTGGAAATGGGAGTTCTCGAGTTTGTTTGATGATAAGCTTTGGAAAATCGTCTCTCCTTGCGACTGTGTTAATTTGGCAGAAATACCATGAAATAATCCGGCTATTCAAAATAGCGAGAATGGCTTTTAATGAGATTGAACACCCTGGCTTTAGAATCAAACTCTGGACCGATTGGTTCGTGAGAAATATTTCATCAGCATAAACGGCTTGTAGTCTAAATTTTCGACTCAGCAGTTGGCGTAACAGTAAACGGGTACCCGCAAAGAAACGCTCCGGTTTTCCAGCTTCAATTGATGGCGTGTAGTCCTCATAAGCTATTTCGCCCAGATCAAGGATGTATCGGCGCATTTCTCCATTAAAGGCCCGTACTGCACGAGCCATTCCGCTTGCTGGGCGCGGGTGGAACTCTTCAATTCCACGCATGACCATAACAACGTCTTCAAATTTATTTTTCTGCTTACGTAGTTTTGTCACCAACTGTGTTTCCTCACGGGACGCTGTGACTAAAAACTCGGAATCTTCATTAACCAGCCATCCACTCAGATCCCCAATCTTTTTAAACTTGTAAAAATCTTCCGCTCCTTTGATTTTAAATCGAACTGGGAACACAAACAGCCTCACCAACGAATCCGAGCTGCTGTCCGTCCACGCTTTATCGTTTCGAGACTTGCGTGCCGTGACAATCATTGCATCTATGTAGGCACCATCAAATACATCGTAAGGTAATGAAACGAATGATTCCGGGAAGAAATCACGCACAAAAAGATGTCTTAGCTTTCGGCATGATGGGGTTGAAACCCATCCAGACGGAATGATATAGCCAAGATAACCGTTGGGTTTGATTACTGATGCAGCTCTCTCCACGAAAGCAATAAAAGTATCCAATGAATTTGCGAGTGTTTGATAATGTTCGCGAAAATAACCAATGGCTGTTTTGCCAGTCTCAGCCCCATACGGTGGATTCCCGACGATAGCATCAAAGCCGCCTTCCCATTCCGGTGGCAGTATGGTCGTGGCCGCCACCTCTTTATTTCCTGGTTTCTTTTTGCGACTGTAGCTGCCATGCAGCGGCACTCCAGGTGCCGTGTAGTCGAGTGGCACCGCTGCGGTTTCGTGTAATTCGTAGTTGGCCGGTCTCCGCTGGAAGATTTGCGGGAAGCGGTCTTCAAAATCCATTGGGTTGAGCTTCTTTTCTTCTACTGCCTCAAAAAGTTGTCCGGTCAAAACATCCGTACCGATGAGGGAGTTGCCACAGAGGATGTTTTTGTTAAGGGAAGGCAGGAGCGTTTCGTGGAATTCAAGTTGGTATTCGCGGGCGGTGCCAATGGTTTCTTCTTCCAGCAGCTTGAGATAGAGAGAGAGTTGGGCGACTTCCACAGCCTGATGGTCAATATCCACGCCATAGACGTTGTTGACAAGGATTTCGCGGCGTTGCTTGAGGGAGAGGTGCCACGCACCGTCTTCCCGCTGGACGCATCCGGCCTTCTTCGCCTTGTCCGGGTTGGCGTTGTACCAATCACGATGGTAGATCAACAATTTATCGAAGACCCCGAGCAGAAAGGAACCGCTGCCGCAGGCAATATCCGCAAACCGCAGTTCGGCAATTTGGCTAGGAGTTTTCCCCTCGATGAGTTTGCCGACGGTGTTATCCACAATGTAGCGGACAATATATTCAGGCGTGTAATAGACGCCACCGGCCTTGCGAACCTCGGGCTTCTCCTCGACTTTGGCGCGTTTATCGGTGGTGGTGATGACTTTCCCCAAGAACCGCTCATAGATGCTACCGAGAATTTCAATGGGGACGCAGTCGAAAGGGTAGGAGGTGTACTGGTGCGAGAGCCTTTTGCAGATGTCGGCAAAGGCATCGTCATCCACCTTGAAGCTGGCGGAGTCGAGAATGGAATGGGCCTTGAAGACAATACCATTGTAGATGCCATCCAGTTTGCGGGAAGCCGCGACGAAGTCCTGCCAGG
This region of Verrucomicrobiota bacterium genomic DNA includes:
- a CDS encoding N-6 DNA methylase — protein: MAMTFEEAWATVKALAQDFEANKAHYLSPTYQESEVRTDFINKILIALGWDVNHDWQKNPFQQEVKVERGVNMGTSQRRADYAFYIAPNFRRDDVRLFVEAKKPFGDIATPDNCFQIIRYAWIAGTPVAVLTDFEQFQILDCRYKPRIDTATSQVLRKYHYADYSNAEKFGEIFHLFSRDAVAAGSLDKFAADLPKKRGKGSLLKGDTQSFDDAFLEELDEYRDILARAFKNKNPELEGETLTEITQRTLDRLVFIRFLEDKQILPDYLVAHFGKKGTAWQDFVAASRKLDGIYNGIVFKAHSILDSASFKVDDDAFADICKRLSHQYTSYPFDCVPIEILGSIYERFLGKVITTTDKRAKVEEKPEVRKAGGVYYTPEYIVRYIVDNTVGKLIEGKTPSQIAELRFADIACGSGSFLLGVFDKLLIYHRDWYNANPDKAKKAGCVQREDGAWHLSLKQRREILVNNVYGVDIDHQAVEVAQLSLYLKLLEEETIGTAREYQLEFHETLLPSLNKNILCGNSLIGTDVLTGQLFEAVEEKKLNPMDFEDRFPQIFQRRPANYELHETAAVPLDYTAPGVPLHGSYSRKKKPGNKEVAATTILPPEWEGGFDAIVGNPPYGAETGKTAIGYFREHYQTLANSLDTFIAFVERAASVIKPNGYLGYIIPSGWVSTPSCRKLRHLFVRDFFPESFVSLPYDVFDGAYIDAMIVTARKSRNDKAWTDSSSDSLVRLFVFPVRFKIKGAEDFYKFKKIGDLSGWLVNEDSEFLVTASREETQLVTKLRKQKNKFEDVVMVMRGIEEFHPRPASGMARAVRAFNGEMRRYILDLGEIAYEDYTPSIEAGKPERFFAGTRLLLRQLLSRKFRLQAVYADEIFLTNQSVQSLILKPGCSISLKAILAILNSRIISWYFCQINTVARRDDFPKLIIKQTRELPFPANIESSVQTRLNCLVEQMLTTQKQLAVAMSDKDKDFYGNKCVGLDRQIDALVYELYGLTHEEIKIVEMSVK
- a CDS encoding AEC family transporter, with translation MSAFLTVLYAVLPVVCVALAGALMRRANWLNKDADDSLMRVVINVFYPCLVLDNVLGNKALENLGTLMLAPAVGFGTVAVGIGIAWLAVRWWGGDSPVMQRTFALVTGIYNYGYVPLPLALTLFDRETAGVLFVHNVGVELALWSIGYAVLTGHKLEHGWRKFITVPLVAVGLALPLNLLGAQHFLPVFILETAKLLGQCAIPLGLVLVGATMADYAAEFKLSKIDRLSWLAVLVRMAVLPVLFLVLAKYLPAPKELRHVILLQAAMPAAVFPIIMSKHYGGDAPLAVRIVVATSLVSVLTIPLVIRLGMHWLGG